Part of the Triticum aestivum cultivar Chinese Spring chromosome 4D, IWGSC CS RefSeq v2.1, whole genome shotgun sequence genome is shown below.
GGTTTGAATCTTGTAgggtttttttaaatattttttctgGTCAACAACCAGTTGTTCATATTGCTCTCGAAGTTCGTGTCCCCGAGCTGTAGATCACCAGAATAAAGTTGGAATCTCGTACCGTGTGGTTCATGTTTCGACTCTTCTTTTTGCCTCACCGGAACTGAATGTGTCTTCGCTTCCGTTCCAGGTGATGAAATCCTGCGAGCTGCTGCCAGATCGAGTCTGATCGCAACCACAATGTGGAACTGCTCTGCGCCGTCCCCGCTCTTGCTGCCCTTCAGCGACGACTACGGTGCGTTTCACGTTCTCCCTGCCACGCGGTTCTCTGTGATAATCTCTCTGAAATCATCTTCTGTTTCCAATTGCAGTGAAATGTGAATCCTCCAGTTCGGCGCCCGGATCCGCGGGTTTCGACGGAATGTAAGTTGTCAAACCTGTCTGGGCTCCATATTACTACCACAGGAGTCTCCATGGTTACCCGCGTGAAGTGGCTGATGGACTTGTTCCTTCCCCGTGAGCAGCAGGATCGCCGCCGACTACGGCCATCTCTGCCACCACATGTCGTCGCTTCAGAGCCTTCCGGCGCCGGCTCTCTTCGCCACGCGCAGTTCCGAGAGCTATTTCGGTACGCCCTTATTTACTTCGTGTACATACAGTTGGGGTTTTCTCTTTGCTTACTTGTTTCTGCTCTGATCTGATCTCGCTGCTCGCCGATGAACCTAGGAATGGGAGACGGTTCTGCCTACGGCGGCGACGGCAGGCCTGCTGCGTTCATGCACTTCGGCTACGCCCAGACCCAGCCACCCACTGCTGCCACCGTACTGCTCTTTACTCTATTATTATTATTGCCATCTTCTCTTCTAATCCCGTGATCGACCGATCTCAAGATACAAAAACCGAAGGTGATGTGGTGTTTACGTTTGTTGGCATGTTTGTTTTTCTGTCAGCATCCTGTGAGATGGACGGCAGCAGGCGGCGAGAGCGAGCCGGTGGTCTGTGACGGAAGCAGCTTCAGTGGCTCCAAGAGGCGCAAGACAACGACGACGGACAGCCGGCTGCAGGGCAGCAACGCAAAGCCAAGAAATACTACAGCAGCTGCCAAGGTGACGTTGCGTTTGCCTTGTCCCCTTTTTTATCTGCTGGATTCATAACAGGGCCGTGTGTCTGTCAGACAGTACACTTGAAGTGAAACTAGCTAGCTTGATCAGCTGCACGGAACAAGACGATTTTGACAAAGCAGTTGCATCCATGCAGGCGCCGTGCAAGAGGAGCCAGAAGCTGGGGGACAAGATCACCGCGCTGCAGCAGCTGGTCTCCCCCTACGGCAAGGTAAAAAAAGTGTGCATGCTACCGTTTTCTTGGCTCTCCATGAAGTAGCCTGAAGCCGCTCCTGAACACGATCGATCCATGCACATCTTGCAGACGGACACCGCGTCGGTTCTCCACGAGGCCGCCGCCTGCATCAGGAACCTCCACGACCAAATCCAGGTGACCGCCGCGCGCTAGACCCGCATCGTCAACCGGCGCCTGAGTGTCTCGTCATTTCTGCATGTCACACGCGGTGTCTCACCGGTGCATTTTTTTCCTGTCTCTTGCCGCAGATCCTGGCCGCGCCCTACCCCGGAGAGAGCTCCTCCTCGCCGCTGCCGTCGTCGCGGGATGCCGGAGAAGAGCCCGCGACGGGCCTGCGCCGGCGTGGCCTCTGCGTGGCCCCGCTGTCGCCGGCCGTCGTGAGCCTCGTGTCCGGCGCCGCGCGTGAGCGTGACCACGGCCGCGCTCACGCCGACGTCGGGGGTGCTTGGTTCGCTGCTCTGTAGCTCAACTGATGAAGAAGATTACGTTGGTTAGAGTCTATGTGTAGATGAACGGTACGGGAACCAGATAATCGTCACCGCGTCCTTCTATGACAAATTCACAATGCTAGCTAGCTCACGCCGAAGTAGAAGCCTAGAATAACTTCACTGGTGAAACGTCACTGGCAAAAAGAGAATTGTTAAGCTCCTACGGATATATATCTAGTTTCATGGATAAATACAGGCTCTAGTTTTATTCTCATGATTATATTATATACGAGTACCATGCAAACCTGGACTTCTTTATGTTATTTGGCAGTCTAGTAACGCTATCTGTTTAATCTCTTCCGCTTAGTTCCTCAAAAATAAATATCAACTTCTTCCATTAGTGAGTGACGCAAGGTCTAAGGAATTTGCAATTGGGTTTGAccccttttttctattttttatttcttttctttatttatttgttttaaatTCAAGAACTCTTTTCACTTTTTCCATTTGTTTGCTTGAAATGTCGTGAAAATCTTGATTGTAGGTTGTTTTGTTGCGCGCGCACCGTGTTGCGTCGTCCGTCTGGTGTCTACTTGTCGGCTTGCTCGCGCCTGAATCTTTTGTTGGGCCGTTTTCGCGGCGCGATACGGGGTTCCGTTTCAGATTAGTTTTGCTAATTCGCGTCTAGATGAGAGCTAACAATGTCCCATCTAATTCATATATATGTGCTTTCGAGCTGTGCTCGTTGTCGTTGTGACGTTTTTTTATGTTCATCCGTCGTGAAACAATAGGCACAATAAGACTTTTTTAGTGAGTGTTTTTATGTTTTGTGTGTTAGGTTATTTTGTGGGCTGTAGCTTTTTGTGGAGGGTCATgtgtctttttttattttcttttttcttttttggttcgACTGTGTATCTAGAGGAGAGTGTAACTAGTTTTTTCCTTTCGAATTTGCTAGATGAGATTTAGTGATATTTCATCTAAGTCTGTACCTGTACGATTTGTTTGATTTAATGTTCGCATAAACTCGATCTCATGCCAGCTCATGACATTTTGAGAAAACATTTTCCCCTTTTAAACTTCTTTCAAACTAAGCAAAGAAACTGCTACATTAGATGTAGCTAAGATACAGGATGATACAACTTATTGACATAATTAATCTCTGGCTTAAAGCTATAACAAGACTAAACCAGAAATATGCTGAAATATTTTTGTTATAAAACTAAGCAAAGAAACTACTACATTAGATGTAGTTAAGTCTGTAACAAAATGCAAAGGTCAAGAAGATTGTTGAATCTACTGAGTATTTCGTCTTAAAAGAAGATAAAACCAACACACTACGAGAAATCAGTGACGGTGCCCAGCTAAGATAAGTATTACTCAAACCATTTAAATCCAATGTGAAGTCcatatgcaaggaacaagttttgaACTTGGAAAAATCTTCAGAAGgtgtataaatggatcttcgatTATTCATGGATAAATGATACGGAAAGAAAAGTATTACAAAAGAGTTTTGTAGGAATGGAAGAATTGATCTTATCAAATCTTCTTGTTAGTAGCAATACTAAAAGTATTAATGGATTACAAAGGTGAGTGTTATCGATATATAACATATTAGTAACAAAACTATTTGAAAGAGATTTCAAACAGGATGCATAAAAGATACAAATAAAAGGTTTTGTTGGGAATACCGGAATGATATAAATATTTCAAGGTcatgtgtatgatttgaaataaaGTATCAAGTAGCTGGAAATTTGACAAAGTAATTGGTGAATTTTAAGTTTATCAAGAAGCTTGTGgatacaagaagtttagtgggagctcTATGACATCTCTGATCTTACATCTGTATGACATATCACTTGATCCGAATTAATATAAAGTATATTAGCACAAAATATTAAAATTATGTTTTTAAAAGGACTTACATTTATTGAATGAAAATCTATATATAGATAGATTGAAACATCTGATTATGCTAAGACATGTACTGTGACAAAGTTTTAAAGAATttaaaagatgaaaatattttctCAAAATGTCACTTAGCATAACATTATGCAGAAATCAATAGTTGATGAGCATGTGTGAATGAATAGAATTCAATTTACTTCAGAGATTGAATTCATCATATATGCTATCAAATGTACAAAGCCATATGGTTCTTATGAACGAATCGTTAAGAGTAAATACCATGGTGACTCTAGAGAGGTTCGCTAGGGTAATTACTTAAAGATTAAGTTCCTCAATTGGACGAAGTCTTTTTTGCTTCTTGTCCTTGGAGgagatgaagagattgttgtaaaGAGTTACACAAAATATTTGTTGTGAAGGTTACACAAGGCAACTTCATGACTGATACGAATTAACTATCGGGCTATAACTTGAAATAGTTTCAAGAAAAACAGACATAATTGTGGATCTTATAAATGGTAGAGATTGAGGCTTGAGAAGTCCTCAATAGAACATAATCTGGATCAATATAAGGTTACTGATAGATAATGATGTACTTTGGCGgtatggaaatatagcaattggacTATATGGAGACATAGTGTTACTATAGAATGGACTATTTGGAGATATAGTGCTCCCATTAATGTAACAAAAGAACTTCACAATAAAATCAGATATTACCGACACAAATAACATTGAGATTTGAGAAATATCAGATCTAATGACGAAGACTCTACCACTAGCAAAGCATCAGCAACACAAGATAGCCATGTGTGTTAGAAAAAACatgcaactagattattgactctagtggaagtgggagattgttggaactatgccctagaggcaataatatttgtattattatatttccatgttcataattatagagtttatattctatgttataactgctatgatcctggaatatgtgatttagtggaaaactcatatgcacgtgtggaatgataaatggttAAATAAAAGGTTCCTAATCTTGCCTCTAGggctagctcaagtgttgttggtgaccATGTTtaccggatcttaggatatcgttaagtgtaatgatagtcctaaaacaacactgAGATTATGaagttggaagaacgatcatatttaATCGACCTAATCTTgtctgttatgaattgagttaatatcgtaTGTAAACAATTCTAATAGCACAAAGTGTTAACATGTGAATTtactccttagaccatgagagtatcatagtcacttcttaccgtacggtggactttggggttgctcatgCGTCACCTGTAACGCAGTGATCATAATGATAACTTGCGGGTTCATCAGAAAGTTgtacaagggactagatagcttgagagtgggatttgctcctccgacgatggagagatattcttagggccatcTCGGTGTGATGGCATCAATCATTGTTTGGCCAGACACATGTGACTTAGTCACGGGGATGCCGTAACACaataaagaaaaagaagaacaaaaccagtaacgaggatTTCGCTATAGTGAGCATGGTGACGACACGGGAGGATGCGgatgcatcccgggttttgtgAGGTATcttgaagcaaagggaacatcaaaatataaccaaaggttcacttgaatatcatttgtgtgctcataggatcgatatggacgtccacggtcccgctgtcggtcattgaacgaacggtttcgttcatgtctatgagttacggaacctacggggtcacaagcttaaggaaatcacgatccgctgagtgttagtaggacatgAGTCATGAGAGTATATTTGTGGAATCATTTCATGAATATTCGGCAATGTCCGGAGAGGATCCGAAAGCGTTTTGGGGTCAACgaaagggtttcggtgaatatcggggTAAATCGGGTGTTACAGATAAATTATATATAGGTGAAAAATATTTTCAGAGATGttaatatatatataatttctgaaAGTATTTAACAttttatttaatttaaatatcaatggGTCTCAAAAGGCCAaaaggtggaaggcaacttgggccacaaaggCCCAAGTGGAGGTCGCGCCCCACTTTCCTTGTGGAGGAGGGGAGCGAATCCTACTTAGGGAGGGAGTACAACTCCTCCCCTAGGCCGATGCACCAAGGGGGACTCGTTCTCCCTTGGTGGCTGCCCAGTGGCGGATCCAGGAATTCAACTTTGGGTGTTCAATTTTTTTTCACCCTAACAAAGAAGTCCGTTTGTCCACGCAATGCAAATTGTTCACAATAGGATCAATATCTCGGGAGAAGATATTTTCTTTTACAAAGAGCTATATCTCTAAAACCTAAGATAATTCATTCGATCCTCAAAAGAAAGAGAAATCATTCGTTTATTTTTTTACAAAGAGCTATATATCTCTAAAACCAAAGATAATTCATTCGATCCTCAAAAGAAAGATAATTCATTCGTTTATTCTTTTACTAATGAAATCAATCCAAAGATAATTCATTTGTTGTTTCTAAATCAACAGTCTTCCTCTTTACTAGTGTGGTAACCTACAAAGCTATATATCTGTAAATCCA
Proteins encoded:
- the LOC123100020 gene encoding transcription factor bHLH123 isoform X2; the protein is MWNCSAPSPLLLPFSDDYVKCESSSSAPGSAGFDGMIAADYGHLCHHMSSLQSLPAPALFATRSSESYFGMGDGSAYGGDGRPAAFMHFGYAQTQPPTAATHPVRWTAAGGESEPVVCDGSSFSGSKRRKTTTTDSRLQGSNAKPRNTTAAAKAPCKRSQKLGDKITALQQLVSPYGKTDTASVLHEAAACIRNLHDQIQILAAPYPGESSSSPLPSSRDAGEEPATGLRRRGLCVAPLSPAVVSLVSGAARERDHGRAHADVGGAWFAAL
- the LOC123100020 gene encoding transcription factor bHLH123 isoform X1, with amino-acid sequence MWNCSAPSPLLLPFSDDYVKCESSSSAPGSAGFDGIRIAADYGHLCHHMSSLQSLPAPALFATRSSESYFGMGDGSAYGGDGRPAAFMHFGYAQTQPPTAATHPVRWTAAGGESEPVVCDGSSFSGSKRRKTTTTDSRLQGSNAKPRNTTAAAKAPCKRSQKLGDKITALQQLVSPYGKTDTASVLHEAAACIRNLHDQIQILAAPYPGESSSSPLPSSRDAGEEPATGLRRRGLCVAPLSPAVVSLVSGAARERDHGRAHADVGGAWFAAL